A stretch of the Haloplanus aerogenes genome encodes the following:
- a CDS encoding disk-shape morphogenesis protein volactin yields the protein MAKGLDVGTMNLISAQQEGAETVFVQQRNSFVEIEYSDMAEQMLSRSDVLHIRKDDKVYVVGDDALNFANIFNEETRRPMQHGILSSEESSAIPMIKLITEQVVGQPNHPGERLYFSSPADPIDSDLSTLYHEKTLESMLGDMGYETEPINEGMAVIYSELANHNFTGLGVSFGAGMTNVCLSYYAVPVMKFSIARGGDWIDEQAAQATGTPVDKVTSIKEDDFELDFRTDVGGVEGALAIYYENLLDYVIENIAREVDEEDVEEDLDVPVVVTGGTSSPRGFEKLFEDHLRDASIPFSISEVKSVEEPLYSVARGALVAARSDEEQDEQESGGNRQAQESPAED from the coding sequence ATGGCAAAAGGCCTAGACGTCGGCACCATGAACCTCATCTCGGCACAGCAGGAGGGCGCGGAGACGGTTTTCGTCCAGCAGCGCAACTCCTTCGTCGAAATCGAGTACTCCGACATGGCAGAGCAGATGCTCTCGCGGAGCGACGTCCTCCACATCCGGAAGGACGACAAGGTGTACGTCGTCGGTGACGACGCCCTCAACTTCGCGAACATTTTCAACGAGGAAACGCGTCGCCCGATGCAACACGGCATCCTCTCCTCCGAGGAGTCCTCGGCGATTCCGATGATCAAGCTCATCACCGAACAGGTGGTGGGCCAGCCGAACCACCCCGGCGAGCGTCTCTACTTCTCCTCGCCCGCCGACCCCATCGACTCCGACCTTTCCACTCTCTATCACGAGAAGACGCTGGAGTCGATGCTCGGCGACATGGGCTACGAGACGGAACCGATCAACGAGGGGATGGCCGTCATCTACTCCGAACTCGCCAACCACAACTTCACCGGCCTCGGCGTCTCCTTCGGTGCAGGCATGACCAACGTCTGCCTGTCGTACTACGCCGTGCCCGTCATGAAGTTCTCCATCGCCCGCGGTGGCGACTGGATCGACGAGCAGGCCGCACAGGCCACCGGGACGCCGGTCGACAAGGTCACCTCGATCAAGGAAGACGACTTCGAACTCGACTTCCGCACCGACGTGGGCGGCGTCGAGGGTGCACTCGCCATCTACTACGAGAACCTCCTCGACTACGTCATCGAGAACATCGCCCGCGAAGTCGACGAGGAGGACGTGGAGGAGGATCTGGACGTGCCCGTCGTCGTCACCGGCGGCACCTCCAGCCCCCGCGGCTTCGAGAAACTGTTCGAAGACCACCTCCGCGACGCCTCGATTCCGTTCTCGATCAGCGAGGTCAAGAGCGTCGAAGAACCCCTGTACAGCGTCGCCCGCGGCGCCCTCGTGGCCGCGCGATCCGACGAAGAACAGGACGAACAGGAGAGCGGCGGAAACCGGCAGGCACAGGAGTCGCCCGCAGAGGACTGA
- a CDS encoding DUF7139 domain-containing protein, producing MTDLDGTPDNVLFEWYERYIGDPETETDVYLGFALFFGGIALGAIGIVVFLLSAVASGGGTPAWAIREVAMVCASVGLPVILLGMVVLLPGDQRMTYVSLGGLAVCLVAVGLFVATYPMNWNVARTPDYSAQGVAIYAVGLVAVVGATGAALVGHQVERATPGERAAEVRAETSEASGTGETGETVSDEQVRRDIDEAMADADLSWGGVNRKNTKRLELNTPSDVEVDREAFENAEATTVRSSGSNVDDALSNLRKLQGRERETDSSSGVDDQTAALTELRKQQEAEEIATEDDDGGLVDRAKKLFSS from the coding sequence ATGACGGATCTGGATGGCACCCCCGACAACGTACTTTTCGAGTGGTACGAGCGTTACATCGGTGACCCCGAGACGGAGACGGACGTGTATCTCGGATTCGCGCTCTTTTTCGGCGGTATCGCCCTCGGTGCGATCGGGATCGTCGTCTTCCTGCTGTCGGCCGTGGCGAGCGGCGGCGGGACGCCTGCGTGGGCGATCCGCGAGGTGGCGATGGTGTGTGCCAGCGTCGGGTTGCCGGTCATCCTGCTCGGGATGGTCGTCCTCCTCCCCGGCGATCAGCGGATGACGTACGTCTCGCTCGGTGGGCTGGCGGTGTGTCTCGTCGCCGTCGGCCTGTTCGTCGCCACGTACCCGATGAACTGGAACGTGGCGCGCACGCCCGATTACAGCGCGCAGGGGGTCGCCATCTACGCCGTCGGCCTCGTCGCCGTCGTCGGCGCGACGGGCGCAGCGCTGGTCGGCCACCAGGTCGAACGCGCCACGCCGGGCGAGCGCGCGGCCGAGGTGCGCGCGGAGACGAGCGAGGCGAGCGGGACGGGTGAGACGGGCGAAACGGTCTCCGACGAACAGGTGCGCCGCGACATCGACGAGGCGATGGCGGACGCCGACCTCTCGTGGGGTGGCGTCAACCGGAAAAACACCAAGCGCCTCGAACTCAACACGCCGAGCGACGTGGAGGTAGACCGCGAGGCGTTCGAGAACGCGGAGGCGACGACCGTCCGTTCCTCGGGAAGCAACGTCGACGACGCGCTGTCGAACCTGCGGAAACTGCAAGGCCGGGAGCGCGAGACGGACTCCTCGTCCGGCGTCGACGACCAGACGGCGGCGCTGACGGAACTCCGAAAGCAACAGGAGGCCGAGGAGATAGCGACCGAAGACGACGACGGCGGACTCGTCGACCGCGCGAAGAAACTCTTTTCGTCCTGA